The following coding sequences lie in one Micromonospora sp. R77 genomic window:
- a CDS encoding transposase → MAGPKRPGHHAPPARFGPGWSSSCRSRPIDQVLALLGEHDPTGGRLPVAIETSQGLLLAGLRAAGRQAFAINPLAVSRCWDRYRASCGKSEAFDAMVLANILRTDATAHRPLPADSELLQSLRVVTRAQQDAAWDQITLTNRIRTLLRMFSTAALAAFERGGRHRLDSPAARMILAAAPTPAAAAALAPHELAALLRCAGRQRGIAAEADKLHGILRGEQMRQPAAVEQAMGLHLQGLVRQLDAICQTLQQLEQRVDEVFRAHPDAKIVTSVPGLGVQLGARLLAEIGDDRSRFADARALRAFAGAAPVTRSSGKSSFVHARPAKTDPMNWSQAQLDGRLPITLRTAEQVKKILRFRAPSDPIASRYAQYMGSAAPIGDI, encoded by the coding sequence GTGGCCGGGCCGAAGAGGCCCGGCCACCACGCGCCCCCGGCCAGATTCGGGCCAGGATGGTCTTCGTCGTGTCGATCTCGCCCTATTGACCAGGTCCTTGCGCTGCTAGGCGAGCATGATCCGACCGGCGGGAGGCTGCCGGTAGCGATCGAGACGAGCCAGGGACTGCTGTTAGCTGGTCTCCGAGCCGCGGGTCGACAGGCGTTCGCGATCAATCCTCTTGCCGTGTCGCGTTGTTGGGACCGGTATCGGGCCTCATGCGGCAAGTCGGAGGCGTTCGACGCGATGGTGCTGGCGAACATCCTGCGCACCGACGCGACCGCGCATCGGCCACTGCCCGCCGACAGTGAGTTGCTGCAGTCGCTGCGGGTCGTGACCCGGGCGCAGCAGGATGCTGCATGGGACCAGATCACGCTCACCAACCGGATCCGTACGCTGCTGCGGATGTTCTCTACCGCCGCCCTGGCGGCGTTCGAACGCGGCGGACGGCACCGGCTCGACTCGCCGGCCGCCCGGATGATTCTTGCCGCGGCGCCGACGCCTGCGGCCGCAGCTGCGCTGGCTCCCCACGAGCTCGCGGCGTTGCTGCGCTGCGCTGGCCGTCAACGCGGCATCGCCGCCGAGGCGGACAAGCTGCACGGCATCCTCCGCGGCGAGCAGATGCGCCAACCAGCAGCCGTCGAGCAGGCCATGGGCCTGCACCTTCAAGGACTGGTGCGGCAACTCGACGCGATCTGCCAGACGCTGCAGCAGCTGGAGCAGCGTGTCGACGAGGTGTTCAGGGCTCACCCCGACGCGAAGATCGTCACCAGCGTCCCCGGTCTCGGCGTGCAGCTCGGCGCCCGGCTGCTGGCCGAAATCGGCGACGACCGCAGTCGCTTCGCCGACGCCCGCGCGTTACGTGCTTTCGCCGGTGCCGCGCCGGTGACCCGTTCCTCGGGCAAGAGCAGTTTCGTGCACGCCCGCCCCGCCAAGACCGACCCGATGAACTGGAGTCAGGCCCAGCTTGACGGCCGCCTACCGATCACCCTGCGGACAGCCGAACAGGTCAAGAAGATCCTCCGGTTCAGAGCACCGTCAGATCCGATCGCCAGCCGCTACGCCCAGTACATGGGGTCTGCTGCACCGATAGGTGACATCTGA
- a CDS encoding pentapeptide repeat-containing protein, which produces MRTSTIGDVKVLLPDLEPEDLDTTTDLADSLTEVLVEGAAWRGVHLEDVSIRSSLITGVDLSESTWEAGSLFGCEITRTDFSGATLTGITIERCAITGSRFTGTRLTDVRLKDVLFDGCRFDYATFHRVAAAGSVAFTDCTLTNGAWSSCRLPRVALRSCDLAGLELDSCHLDGADLRGSRLHGLKTPLDNLRGVTLGEDQLPDLTQLTVAALNLTVRNT; this is translated from the coding sequence ATGCGCACCAGCACGATCGGCGATGTGAAGGTCCTGTTGCCGGACCTCGAGCCGGAAGACCTCGACACCACGACGGACTTGGCCGACAGCCTCACCGAGGTCCTGGTTGAGGGCGCAGCGTGGCGCGGCGTGCACCTTGAAGACGTCAGCATCCGCAGCAGCCTGATCACCGGTGTGGACCTGAGCGAGAGCACGTGGGAAGCCGGCAGCCTCTTCGGCTGCGAGATCACCCGCACCGACTTCTCCGGAGCGACCCTGACCGGCATCACCATCGAACGGTGCGCGATCACCGGCTCCCGGTTCACCGGCACCAGACTCACCGACGTCCGCCTCAAGGACGTTCTGTTCGACGGCTGCCGATTCGACTACGCCACCTTCCACCGCGTCGCCGCCGCCGGCTCGGTCGCATTCACCGACTGCACTCTCACCAACGGCGCGTGGTCTTCCTGCCGGCTACCGCGCGTCGCACTGCGGTCATGTGACCTCGCCGGCCTGGAACTGGACTCCTGCCACCTCGACGGGGCCGACCTGCGGGGCAGCCGCCTCCACGGGCTCAAGACGCCGCTGGACAACCTACGCGGCGTCACCCTCGGTGAGGACCAACTTCCTGACCTCACCCAGCTGACCGTCGCCGCCCTCAACCTCACCGTGCGCAACACCTGA
- a CDS encoding recombinase family protein, whose amino-acid sequence MRSARHEGLRFAFYGRMSTIDHQDRASSCRWQRNYAEDLIAGHGRIVAEFFDEGVSRRIAWPDRPQAALLLAAMADPARGFDAIVMGEYERAFHGQRLEQLTSTLLRHGVQLWLPETYRPVDFDKPRQLALLDLLGVHSQRGVSRARHRTTAAMRAQAELQGRYLGGRPPYGYRLVDAGPHPNRAHAAWGRRLHRLEPQPPASATSTAPKPPSRHPRNAPPPQPFP is encoded by the coding sequence GTGAGATCGGCGCGTCACGAGGGACTGCGGTTTGCGTTCTACGGCCGGATGTCCACCATCGATCATCAGGATCGAGCGTCGTCGTGCCGGTGGCAGCGCAACTACGCCGAAGACCTGATCGCCGGTCATGGTCGCATCGTGGCGGAATTCTTCGACGAGGGTGTCTCCCGCCGGATCGCCTGGCCGGACCGGCCGCAGGCGGCCCTGCTGCTCGCCGCCATGGCGGACCCGGCACGTGGGTTCGACGCGATCGTCATGGGCGAGTATGAACGTGCCTTCCACGGCCAGCGGCTCGAACAGTTGACCTCCACGTTGCTCAGGCATGGTGTGCAGTTGTGGCTGCCGGAAACCTACAGGCCGGTGGACTTCGACAAGCCTCGCCAACTCGCGTTGCTGGACCTGCTGGGCGTGCACTCCCAACGCGGGGTGTCCCGGGCCCGGCACCGCACGACCGCGGCGATGCGCGCCCAAGCCGAACTGCAGGGTCGATATCTCGGCGGCCGGCCGCCCTACGGCTACCGGCTGGTCGACGCCGGCCCTCATCCGAACCGTGCCCACGCCGCCTGGGGACGCCGTCTGCACCGCCTGGAACCTCAGCCACCAGCATCCGCGACGTCAACCGCACCGAAACCACCATCGCGGCACCCTCGAAACGCACCCCCTCCACAGCCGTTCCCTTGA
- a CDS encoding ricin-type beta-trefoil lectin domain protein has translation MLLALGLIVGVPGGTATAATGERVTFVNGTAETLWIGAGESGDGSRPITGLPVLRPGERSTIVIPDAGEPGHWRGRFFARQRCDGDPNGGFRCLVGDCGAFADRCERGAEPVSLAEFNFDRNNPAAPWYNVSYVDAVSTTITIDAPGAPRPEKAGSCARWDCSAGQLLAACPAAHAVRDPARGDRVNCVNPNRDAQSAYTAALLPFGPRAYLWSTHDRVAGNETVYNCPGCGEVVVTFRSGGAPLVPLAKATIFKYATGFALRGYADKCVDVPNGESADGVRLQLWQCNGTPAQWFTRGSGDTLRVLDKCMDVAWASRDNAAKVQLAWCTGGPAQVWVAEGGLLRNPNSGKCLDVRDWNSDDGAPLQIWECAASQSNQNWREAR, from the coding sequence GTGCTGCTCGCGCTCGGACTGATCGTGGGCGTGCCGGGCGGTACGGCGACCGCCGCCACCGGGGAACGGGTGACGTTTGTCAACGGCACCGCGGAGACGCTGTGGATCGGCGCGGGGGAGAGCGGGGACGGTTCCCGGCCGATCACCGGCCTGCCCGTCCTGCGTCCGGGCGAGCGGAGCACGATCGTCATCCCGGACGCCGGCGAGCCGGGCCACTGGCGCGGCCGGTTCTTCGCCCGCCAGCGCTGCGACGGCGACCCGAACGGCGGGTTCCGCTGCCTCGTGGGTGACTGCGGCGCCTTCGCCGACAGGTGCGAGCGGGGCGCGGAGCCGGTGAGCCTGGCCGAGTTCAACTTCGACCGGAACAATCCGGCCGCGCCCTGGTACAACGTCAGCTACGTCGACGCGGTGTCCACGACCATCACGATCGACGCGCCCGGCGCGCCTCGGCCGGAGAAGGCGGGCAGCTGCGCCCGGTGGGACTGCTCCGCGGGGCAGTTGCTCGCCGCCTGCCCGGCGGCGCACGCCGTACGCGACCCGGCCAGGGGCGACCGGGTGAACTGCGTCAACCCGAACCGGGACGCCCAGAGCGCCTACACCGCCGCGCTGCTCCCGTTCGGCCCGCGTGCCTACCTGTGGTCCACCCACGACCGGGTGGCCGGCAACGAGACCGTGTACAACTGCCCCGGCTGCGGCGAGGTCGTGGTGACGTTCCGCAGCGGCGGCGCCCCGCTGGTGCCACTGGCCAAGGCTACGATCTTCAAGTACGCCACCGGCTTCGCGCTGCGCGGGTACGCGGACAAGTGCGTCGACGTGCCGAACGGCGAGTCGGCCGACGGCGTGCGGTTGCAGCTCTGGCAGTGCAACGGCACCCCGGCCCAATGGTTCACCCGAGGGTCCGGTGACACCCTGAGGGTGCTGGACAAGTGCATGGACGTGGCATGGGCGTCCCGGGACAACGCGGCCAAGGTGCAGCTCGCCTGGTGCACCGGCGGGCCGGCGCAGGTCTGGGTGGCCGAGGGCGGGCTGCTGCGTAACCCGAACTCCGGCAAGTGCCTCGACGTACGCGACTGGAACTCCGACGACGGCGCGCCGTTGCAGATCTGGGAGTGCGCCGCGAGCCAGAGCAACCAGAACTGGCGCGAGGCTCGCTGA
- a CDS encoding LysR family transcriptional regulator translates to MQWPDLEAFAEVSEELSFGRAAERLHLSPSAVVRRIQRLERDLGQRLLERSTVHVALTSAGSALAARLPTLTEQWQQVIREVRSPSEPMPRLRLGLIELCSRRMAEHISSGMPERQLDWLTDDAAELSAMLRRGQLDMALLAAFPSEPLDVPAPLHVATVVHEPIWVQIGRAHPLGAADLLEMAQLDSERWVVSPRSQTPFDWESRILANYPTAEVVPTSSTAGRQLIDAGRAVAFTSALAHSIPPYRVVPLHGLAESPARHLYLAWDPALAGGQLPDRVLGLVRGLYRSQARRSPAYWDWICRHPAAFPGIADESMG, encoded by the coding sequence GTGCAGTGGCCCGATCTCGAGGCGTTCGCCGAGGTTTCCGAGGAGCTTTCGTTCGGCCGCGCCGCCGAGCGGTTGCACCTGTCACCCTCCGCCGTGGTCCGGCGGATCCAGCGCCTAGAGCGTGACCTGGGGCAGCGGCTACTCGAACGTTCCACGGTGCACGTGGCGCTCACCTCGGCCGGCTCGGCGCTGGCCGCCCGGCTGCCGACCCTGACCGAGCAGTGGCAGCAGGTGATCCGGGAGGTCCGCAGCCCATCGGAGCCGATGCCGCGGCTGCGGCTGGGGCTGATCGAGCTGTGCAGCAGGCGGATGGCTGAGCACATCTCCAGCGGAATGCCGGAGAGGCAGCTGGACTGGCTCACCGACGACGCCGCCGAACTGTCAGCCATGCTGCGGCGGGGGCAGCTGGACATGGCTCTGTTGGCGGCCTTCCCCAGCGAACCGCTGGACGTTCCCGCACCGCTGCACGTGGCCACCGTCGTGCACGAACCGATCTGGGTGCAGATCGGGCGGGCGCACCCACTCGGTGCGGCTGACCTGCTGGAGATGGCACAACTGGACTCCGAGCGGTGGGTGGTCAGCCCGCGTAGTCAGACGCCGTTCGACTGGGAAAGCCGGATTCTCGCGAACTACCCGACGGCAGAGGTGGTACCCACATCGTCCACCGCGGGCCGGCAGCTAATCGACGCAGGGCGGGCGGTCGCCTTCACCAGCGCGCTCGCCCACTCCATACCCCCCTACCGGGTGGTGCCCCTGCACGGCCTGGCCGAGTCGCCCGCGAGGCATCTCTACCTGGCGTGGGACCCGGCCCTGGCCGGTGGGCAGTTGCCGGACCGGGTGTTGGGCCTTGTGCGCGGCCTCTATCGATCGCAGGCCCGCCGGTCGCCAGCGTACTGGGACTGGATTTGCCGGCATCCGGCGGCGTTCCCCGGGATCGCCGACGAATCAATGGGCTAA
- a CDS encoding IS3 family transposase (programmed frameshift), whose amino-acid sequence MSLCPSPTPREFRDDVVRVARDREAGVTVEQVAKDFGVHPMTLFKWLRQSDVDAGTRSGTASSESAELREARKRIRLLEQENEVLRRATTYLSQANLPKRLYPLVSELAADGIPVAVTCRVLNIALQPYYRWLARPVTSADLVAAYRANALFDAHRDDPEFGYRFLVDEARDAGQPMADRTAWRICSGNGWWSALGKRKRRGKGGKVGPPVHDDLVQRDFTADGPNRLWLADITEHHTGEGKLYLCAIKDIWSHRIVGYSIDSRMKSRLAVTALDNAAARRGDLAGCVLHTDRGSQFRSRKMRRALDRHRMVGSMGRVGAAGDNAAMESFFALLQNNVLNRRTWATRQQLRIAIVTWIERTYHRRRRQRSLSRLTPVEFETIMHPPASQAA is encoded by the exons ATGTCGCTGTGCCCAAGCCCTACCCCCCGAGAGTTTCGTGATGACGTCGTGCGTGTCGCTCGTGACCGCGAGGCGGGAGTGACCGTCGAGCAGGTCGCGAAGGACTTCGGGGTGCACCCGATGACGTTGTTCAAGTGGCTGCGCCAGTCCGACGTTGACGCCGGGACCAGGTCCGGGACGGCTAGCAGTGAATCCGCCGAGCTGCGCGAAGCGCGCAAGCGGATCCGGTTGTTGGAACAGGAGAATGAGGTCCTGCGCCGGGCCACCACCTACCTGTCACAGGCGAACCTGCCG AAAAGGCTCTACCCGCTCGTGAGCGAGTTGGCCGCCGACGGGATCCCCGTCGCGGTGACGTGCCGGGTACTGAACATCGCTCTCCAGCCCTACTACCGGTGGCTGGCCCGACCAGTCACCAGCGCCGACCTGGTGGCGGCGTATCGGGCCAACGCGTTGTTCGACGCCCACCGTGATGATCCGGAGTTCGGTTACCGGTTCCTGGTCGACGAGGCCCGCGACGCCGGGCAGCCGATGGCCGACCGCACGGCGTGGCGGATCTGCTCGGGTAACGGCTGGTGGAGCGCCTTAGGTAAGAGGAAGCGTCGGGGCAAGGGCGGCAAGGTAGGCCCACCGGTGCACGACGATCTGGTCCAGCGGGACTTCACCGCCGACGGCCCGAACCGGCTGTGGTTGGCCGACATCACCGAGCACCACACCGGCGAGGGCAAGCTTTACCTCTGCGCGATCAAGGACATCTGGTCCCACCGGATCGTCGGCTACTCCATCGACTCGCGGATGAAGTCCCGCCTCGCCGTCACCGCACTCGACAACGCCGCCGCCAGACGTGGTGACCTGGCCGGTTGCGTGTTGCACACCGACCGCGGGTCGCAATTCCGGTCCAGGAAGATGCGGCGTGCTCTGGACCGTCACCGGATGGTCGGCTCCATGGGTCGCGTCGGCGCCGCCGGCGACAACGCCGCCATGGAGTCCTTCTTTGCCCTCCTGCAGAACAACGTCCTCAACCGGCGAACGTGGGCCACCCGCCAGCAACTACGGATCGCGATCGTGACCTGGATCGAACGGACCTACCACCGTCGCCGACGCCAGCGGTCGCTGTCCCGGTTGACCCCCGTTGAATTCGAGACCATCATGCACCCACCGGCCAGTCAGGCCGCGTGA
- a CDS encoding replication-relaxation family protein, with amino-acid sequence MPDQVLRVQSVLTARDHLLLQWLTDHGVFTTPQLAHALFPSLDYAQHRLTRLTALHVVDRFRPFRPDGGSFPFHYVIDQLGAEIVAAQRDQPPPRPGHAKTNRRRWTAARTLGHRLGVNSFFTDLAGHARTHPDHTLTRWWPESRCAQTGAFARPGDPVALHALAAPIRPDGHGIWTTPRAQVPFFLEHDTGTEPLAELMRKLIGYARLVDAGGPRWPVLFWLHSATRAHHLHQHLTTIRVPVPVATASRDHATHGPAGPVWHLHGHPGPLTLADLATTIPDNSHGSLD; translated from the coding sequence GTGCCCGACCAGGTCCTGCGCGTGCAGTCCGTCCTGACCGCCCGCGACCACCTCCTGCTTCAATGGCTCACCGACCACGGCGTGTTCACCACACCGCAGCTCGCCCACGCCCTGTTCCCCTCCCTGGACTACGCCCAACACCGCCTCACACGCCTCACCGCCCTGCACGTCGTGGACCGGTTCCGGCCCTTTCGTCCCGACGGCGGCTCGTTCCCGTTCCATTACGTCATCGATCAACTCGGCGCGGAGATCGTCGCCGCCCAACGCGACCAACCACCACCCCGCCCCGGCCACGCCAAGACCAACCGGCGGCGGTGGACCGCCGCCCGCACCCTCGGCCACCGCCTCGGCGTCAACAGCTTCTTCACCGACCTCGCTGGCCACGCCCGCACCCACCCCGACCACACCCTCACCCGCTGGTGGCCCGAATCCCGCTGCGCCCAAACCGGCGCGTTCGCCCGCCCCGGCGACCCCGTCGCCCTACACGCCTTGGCCGCCCCGATCCGCCCCGACGGACACGGCATCTGGACTACCCCCCGCGCTCAGGTGCCGTTCTTCCTCGAACACGACACAGGCACCGAACCCCTCGCCGAACTCATGCGCAAACTCATCGGCTATGCCCGCCTCGTCGACGCCGGCGGACCCCGCTGGCCTGTGCTGTTCTGGCTCCACTCCGCCACTCGCGCCCACCACCTCCACCAACACCTCACCACCATTCGAGTGCCCGTACCCGTCGCCACCGCCAGCCGCGACCACGCCACCCACGGACCAGCAGGACCGGTCTGGCACCTCCACGGCCACCCCGGGCCACTCACCCTCGCCGACCTCGCCACCACCATCCCGGACAACAGCCACGGCAGCCTCGACTAA
- a CDS encoding kinase, which produces MRAEPTGSPDTILVCIRGNSGSGKSSIARKLRRRHGRGCALVEQDYLRRILLRERDLPGGAAPALIAQTARFALDHGYHVVLEGIMHSSRYRSMLTALRDDHRGRSLFCYLDVSLAETLRRHLTRPQASEFTAKHMSGWYAAHDVLGWPDELVLPETTGLNEAVKTIAAAAGLPQTGRDDDQLPNIPSP; this is translated from the coding sequence GTGCGCGCTGAACCCACGGGCAGCCCGGACACGATCCTCGTCTGCATCCGGGGCAACTCCGGCTCCGGCAAGAGCAGCATCGCCCGGAAGCTACGGCGCCGGCACGGCCGGGGCTGCGCCCTCGTCGAGCAGGACTACCTGCGCCGCATCCTGCTGCGCGAACGGGACCTGCCCGGCGGCGCCGCACCCGCCCTGATCGCGCAGACCGCTCGGTTCGCCCTCGACCACGGCTACCACGTGGTCTTGGAAGGCATTATGCACAGCAGCCGCTACCGCAGCATGCTGACCGCCCTGCGGGACGACCACCGCGGCCGGTCACTGTTCTGCTACCTCGACGTCTCCCTTGCCGAGACCCTGCGCCGGCACCTCACCCGCCCACAGGCCAGCGAGTTCACCGCGAAGCACATGAGCGGCTGGTACGCCGCCCATGACGTCCTGGGCTGGCCCGACGAACTCGTCCTACCCGAGACCACCGGACTGAACGAGGCCGTCAAGACCATCGCAGCTGCCGCCGGGCTACCCCAGACCGGACGCGACGACGACCAGCTACCGAACATTCCGTCCCCGTAG
- a CDS encoding helix-turn-helix domain-containing protein, translated as MSVEAVTWALAHAPDVPPSCLAVLIGLANHADDAGRGAFPRQERLAFYARKTVRSVQSDLKTLEKLGLIRRGDQSRAAFLAADRRPVVWDLALDRRRPLPGSQEPLAQPQPGECQQPHRNDEARTAGLTTGTKRGTAPFSMGQGSALDRALPTSKQGEAHPRTGRSPLPDGVKPTSRRGEAHYLTTRSTRPNGTKRASDEPSLTIKEISARPRARTATGASADSRRADQCARHRGSPARNCGPCRAETLGGVA; from the coding sequence ATGAGCGTCGAGGCTGTCACCTGGGCGCTCGCCCACGCACCGGACGTTCCCCCGTCCTGCCTCGCCGTGCTCATCGGCTTGGCCAACCACGCCGACGATGCCGGCCGAGGCGCTTTCCCTCGCCAAGAACGCCTCGCCTTCTACGCCCGCAAAACAGTCCGATCCGTGCAAAGCGACTTGAAAACCCTTGAAAAGCTCGGTCTGATCCGCCGTGGCGACCAAAGCCGCGCCGCCTTCCTGGCGGCCGACCGCCGACCTGTCGTCTGGGACCTGGCGCTGGACCGCCGCCGGCCGCTACCCGGCTCCCAGGAACCTCTCGCGCAACCTCAGCCGGGCGAGTGCCAGCAACCACACCGGAACGACGAGGCCCGGACAGCCGGTCTGACAACCGGGACCAAGCGGGGCACAGCACCGTTCTCCATGGGACAAGGCAGCGCCCTCGACCGGGCGTTGCCGACGTCCAAACAGGGTGAAGCCCACCCCCGGACGGGGCGAAGCCCACTACCTGACGGGGTGAAGCCGACGTCCAGACGGGGTGAAGCCCACTACCTGACGACACGAAGCACGCGACCGAACGGCACGAAGCGTGCTTCAGACGAACCGTCCTTAACCATCAAAGAAATATCCGCGCGTCCGCGCGCACGAACCGCCACCGGCGCTTCCGCCGACAGCCGTCGCGCCGACCAATGCGCTCGACACCGGGGCAGTCCCGCCCGCAACTGCGGCCCCTGCCGCGCCGAGACACTCGGCGGTGTGGCGTGA
- a CDS encoding transposase family protein has translation MSGKARLNTIKALVICDPLGRLLFCGETRPGSMHDLTQARTAGLVGLLLNAPLGVQILAGAGYQGLGTDTNGAVITPRPKPRKRQTTLPPSVIAAHEAARKRHSSQRIRVEHAIGHLKNWRILGRYHGRRESFDTTMRTIAGLLSDHQHTDRTEHHPERIRALPAAPHLR, from the coding sequence GTGTCCGGTAAGGCCCGACTCAACACCATCAAAGCCTTGGTGATCTGCGATCCGCTCGGTCGGCTGCTGTTCTGCGGCGAGACACGTCCCGGTTCGATGCATGACCTCACCCAGGCCCGCACCGCTGGTCTGGTCGGCCTTCTCCTGAACGCGCCCCTGGGCGTGCAGATCCTGGCCGGCGCCGGCTACCAGGGCCTCGGCACCGACACCAACGGCGCGGTCATCACCCCCAGACCCAAGCCGCGCAAACGTCAAACCACCCTGCCACCGAGCGTCATCGCCGCCCACGAGGCGGCACGCAAACGGCACTCCTCCCAGCGCATCCGGGTCGAGCACGCCATCGGACACCTCAAGAACTGGCGGATCCTCGGCCGCTACCACGGCCGACGCGAGTCCTTCGACACCACCATGCGCACCATCGCCGGGCTCCTGTCCGACCACCAACACACCGACCGCACCGAACACCACCCTGAACGAATCCGTGCCCTACCCGCCGCACCCCACCTCCGATGA
- the amcA gene encoding multiple cyclophane-containing RiPP AmcA, with protein sequence MTNALAVLVNAAPEQLARLGVDPQRSVASIDAAKFDNRPTWDNRGKFDSRPGWDNWNKKK encoded by the coding sequence ATGACCAACGCTCTCGCGGTCCTCGTCAACGCCGCACCCGAGCAACTCGCCCGCCTCGGCGTCGACCCGCAGCGGTCGGTAGCGTCGATCGACGCGGCGAAGTTCGACAACCGGCCCACCTGGGACAACCGCGGAAAGTTCGACAGCCGACCCGGCTGGGACAACTGGAACAAGAAGAAGTAG
- a CDS encoding CAP domain-containing protein yields MFLAGVAVFVVAMAAGAQTMLTGLEPRKQPTTVWSAAPESTAPQAADRVVPGISVSAAAPSTTASSVPSTSSLPDEPVASPTPVPAKSQSPRTGSRPVESGGPVRPGRPQVTGGSSRPGGTSAGQVNAEAERWSLTLLNEERAKVGLPPVAQEGDLSQFARRWAELMRRTSFHHSGSERDYLVRGQRTTTSENIVWWSDGDLNAEQAARRLQDMWRTSPGHYKNQTTREWTEVGVGLYHDSSGWWGVHVFSNG; encoded by the coding sequence GTGTTCCTCGCCGGCGTGGCGGTGTTCGTGGTGGCGATGGCGGCCGGGGCTCAGACGATGCTCACCGGACTGGAACCGAGGAAACAGCCGACCACCGTATGGTCGGCAGCACCCGAATCGACTGCGCCGCAGGCCGCCGACCGGGTGGTCCCCGGCATCTCTGTGAGCGCGGCGGCCCCATCGACCACTGCCAGCTCCGTACCGTCGACGAGCAGTCTGCCCGATGAGCCGGTGGCCTCCCCCACGCCGGTGCCGGCGAAGAGCCAGTCACCGCGCACAGGTAGTCGCCCTGTCGAGTCCGGCGGACCAGTTCGACCCGGTAGGCCGCAGGTGACCGGTGGTTCGTCCAGGCCCGGTGGGACGAGTGCCGGGCAGGTCAATGCCGAGGCCGAACGATGGTCGCTCACACTGCTCAACGAGGAACGGGCCAAGGTGGGTCTGCCGCCGGTGGCGCAGGAGGGGGACCTCAGCCAGTTCGCCCGCAGGTGGGCCGAACTCATGCGCCGGACCTCGTTCCACCACTCCGGGAGCGAACGGGACTACCTGGTACGCGGCCAGCGAACCACTACCAGCGAGAACATCGTCTGGTGGAGCGACGGTGACCTCAATGCCGAGCAGGCCGCGCGCAGGCTGCAGGATATGTGGCGGACGAGCCCCGGGCACTACAAGAATCAGACGACTCGGGAGTGGACCGAGGTCGGCGTCGGCCTTTACCACGACAGCAGCGGGTGGTGGGGTGTGCATGTCTTTTCGAACGGCTGA
- a CDS encoding putative quinol monooxygenase: MTKQVDLIFRYRVKDGEQERFEQYLEKVLPVTESQEPYVLEYHIFCQEDGTFLQHERYADEAAIYRHMQVTAEGQADWAAATDLLDLMAVGELSQEFWDAFDSPVVSKYRRFREASRPYVAP; this comes from the coding sequence ATGACCAAGCAGGTCGATCTGATCTTCCGGTATCGCGTCAAGGACGGCGAGCAGGAGCGTTTCGAGCAATATTTGGAGAAGGTGCTGCCCGTTACCGAGTCGCAGGAGCCTTATGTTCTCGAATACCACATCTTCTGCCAGGAGGACGGCACGTTCCTACAGCACGAGCGGTACGCGGACGAGGCGGCGATCTACCGTCACATGCAGGTGACGGCGGAAGGTCAGGCGGACTGGGCTGCGGCCACGGACCTGCTCGATCTGATGGCGGTCGGTGAGCTGAGTCAGGAATTCTGGGACGCGTTTGACAGCCCTGTCGTGAGCAAGTACCGCCGTTTCCGAGAAGCTTCCCGGCCGTACGTGGCGCCGTAG